One region of Posidoniimonas polymericola genomic DNA includes:
- a CDS encoding alpha/beta hydrolase-fold protein has translation MTNPIWAARLLLLAAVVCHAGASVCPARTWQDSVARTIPGVPELGADGAPIGYLEEPMGYRYFLPQDYDPSQEYPLVLFLHGSGESGTNNTSHVSIHIENLIEQTYANYPAILVAPQLNRSVGFSPYSSVDRTDEVLDAVISELPVDEQRLYITGLSMGGFGTMNYLHYYNGYQLGGDRRFAAAAAIAGSTVDFAVADALSETPIWLVHGSSDPVVSVSYSRESFNTLIGAEPDATIDFTGGGRTGRFAESGSTRYLEYPGVTHNSWSRFYGSNDFYDWMFSQSLVPEPTSLASGVLGLVLLGSTSRRRCQNSVVD, from the coding sequence ATGACCAATCCCATTTGGGCAGCTAGGCTGCTGTTGCTCGCCGCGGTAGTCTGCCACGCCGGCGCCAGTGTCTGCCCGGCCCGCACCTGGCAGGACAGCGTCGCCCGCACCATTCCCGGCGTGCCCGAACTCGGCGCCGACGGCGCCCCGATCGGCTACCTCGAAGAGCCGATGGGCTACCGCTACTTCCTGCCGCAGGACTACGACCCGAGCCAGGAGTACCCGCTGGTGCTGTTCCTGCACGGCTCGGGCGAGTCCGGGACGAACAACACGTCGCACGTGTCGATCCATATCGAGAATTTGATCGAGCAGACCTACGCCAACTACCCGGCGATCTTGGTCGCCCCTCAGCTCAATCGTTCGGTCGGCTTCTCTCCGTACAGCTCGGTAGACCGGACCGATGAAGTGCTCGACGCCGTGATTTCGGAACTGCCAGTCGACGAGCAGCGACTCTACATCACGGGCCTGTCGATGGGGGGCTTCGGGACGATGAACTACCTGCACTACTACAACGGCTACCAACTCGGTGGCGACCGGCGGTTTGCAGCGGCCGCCGCGATCGCGGGCTCAACGGTCGACTTCGCGGTCGCCGACGCCCTCAGCGAAACTCCGATCTGGCTGGTCCACGGCAGCAGCGACCCGGTCGTTTCCGTGAGCTACTCACGCGAGTCATTCAACACGCTGATCGGCGCCGAGCCAGACGCCACGATTGATTTCACAGGCGGGGGACGCACGGGCCGCTTCGCCGAGAGCGGCTCCACCCGCTACCTCGAGTACCCGGGGGTCACCCACAACTCTTGGAGCCGCTTCTACGGCTCGAACGATTTCTACGACTGGATGTTCTCGCAGTCGCTGGTCCCCGAACCCACCTCGCTGGCGTCGGGCGTGCTCGGCCTGGTGTTGCTTGGGTCGACGTCCCGTCGGCGTTGTCAAAACTCGGTTGTCGACTAG
- a CDS encoding c-type cytochrome domain-containing protein, whose translation MRSPRVLCFASVLFATLPASAESVDYATQIKPIFAASCTKCHGEKRQLGDLALHTDGLAAVIEDGLILQGDAESSGVYDRLILEPGDKLLMPKGGDPLPKEQIELIKQWIEEGAVLTSAAATPEPMKEHDEAAAAEPQPLPEPDPADAAKVQALADAGASIVPLYEGSPLLSLSYPSNPQQVTDESLDAIVAIAPNVAWLSLGGTAVTDAGVAKLAACQNLTRLHLEKTAVTDASADALASLQRLEYLNLYGTEVTDATLAKVGKLPALQRLYVWQAPVSYEAAKQLMAENSTLEINLGWDHPGVVRDRLKAELEQVAARKNEATEQAKTLETQLADAKQQLEASTTREAELKKELEALDKPAGTDDPADKPAEEQEPAEADKPADA comes from the coding sequence ATGAGAAGCCCCCGTGTGTTGTGTTTCGCGTCGGTGTTGTTCGCTACGCTTCCGGCGAGCGCCGAGTCGGTGGACTACGCCACCCAGATCAAGCCAATCTTCGCAGCGAGCTGCACCAAGTGCCACGGCGAGAAGCGGCAGCTGGGCGACCTCGCCCTGCACACCGACGGCCTGGCGGCCGTGATCGAGGACGGGCTGATCCTCCAAGGCGACGCCGAGTCGAGCGGCGTCTACGACCGGCTCATCCTCGAGCCGGGCGACAAGCTGCTGATGCCCAAGGGGGGCGACCCGCTGCCCAAGGAGCAGATCGAGCTGATCAAGCAGTGGATCGAAGAGGGGGCCGTGCTGACCTCTGCCGCGGCGACCCCAGAGCCGATGAAGGAGCACGACGAGGCCGCTGCGGCAGAGCCGCAGCCTCTGCCCGAGCCCGACCCGGCAGACGCGGCCAAGGTGCAGGCGCTGGCCGATGCCGGCGCCAGCATCGTGCCGCTGTACGAGGGGAGCCCACTCCTGAGCCTCTCGTACCCGAGCAACCCGCAGCAGGTGACCGACGAGTCGCTCGACGCCATCGTGGCGATCGCGCCGAACGTCGCTTGGCTCAGCCTCGGTGGGACCGCCGTGACCGACGCCGGCGTCGCGAAGCTGGCGGCCTGCCAGAACCTGACAAGGCTGCATCTGGAAAAGACCGCGGTGACCGACGCGTCGGCCGACGCGCTGGCCTCGCTCCAGCGGCTCGAGTACCTCAACCTGTACGGGACCGAGGTCACCGACGCCACACTAGCCAAGGTCGGCAAGCTGCCGGCCCTGCAGCGGCTCTACGTCTGGCAGGCACCCGTCAGCTACGAGGCGGCCAAGCAGTTGATGGCCGAGAACTCTACGCTCGAGATCAACCTCGGCTGGGACCACCCCGGCGTCGTCCGCGACCGGCTCAAGGCCGAGCTCGAGCAGGTCGCCGCCCGTAAGAACGAGGCTACCGAGCAGGCCAAGACGCTCGAGACCCAGCTCGCCGACGCCAAGCAGCAGCTCGAGGCCTCGACGACGCGGGAAGCCGAGCTGAAGAAGGAGCTCGAGGCGCTGGACAAGCCCGCCGGAACAGACGATCCCGCCGACAAACCCGCCGAAGAGCAAGAGCCAGCGGAGGCCGACAAGCCTGCCGACGCGTAG
- a CDS encoding NAD(P)/FAD-dependent oxidoreductase: MPEGQGQDPADCTIVGASFAGLACATALAKKGFRVRVLERKADPGEKLHTTGIIVKDAVDQIAMLDQLPLDSVRAVPGVRLFAPNLRHLDLEAPGYYFLATDTPKVLRWLAEQARRAGVEVCCSTPFTTASRNRGGFALPGLGATRYLIGADGPNSVVARELQLGRNRSFLGGVEYEYRGLEVEQSDRLHCFLDRKLAPGYIGWLVPGVGVTQIGLARRMRPDPEALKRVMERFLEKIASVVDVRDATPSSIRAGAIPCGGVVRPTATERALLVGDAAGLVSPVTAGGIHTALKHGLAAGHAVADFLSGRCEDPGGWFPATYPRFRTKRLLRFLFDHFQSDAAFNLLLATRPMRMAASQVYFHRRGVFDGDRQRTPAGQEVNRKAST, translated from the coding sequence ATGCCCGAAGGACAAGGCCAAGACCCAGCCGACTGCACCATTGTCGGCGCCAGCTTCGCGGGTCTCGCCTGCGCGACCGCCCTCGCGAAAAAAGGTTTCCGCGTCCGGGTGCTCGAGCGGAAGGCGGACCCTGGCGAAAAGCTGCACACCACGGGCATCATTGTTAAGGACGCGGTCGATCAGATTGCGATGCTCGACCAGCTGCCCCTCGACAGTGTGCGGGCGGTGCCCGGGGTGCGGCTCTTCGCCCCGAATCTTCGGCACCTCGATCTCGAGGCGCCCGGCTACTACTTCTTGGCGACCGACACGCCGAAAGTCCTTCGATGGCTCGCTGAGCAGGCCCGTCGCGCGGGCGTAGAAGTCTGCTGTTCGACGCCCTTTACCACTGCCAGCCGCAACCGCGGCGGTTTTGCGCTGCCGGGGCTTGGGGCTACCCGTTATCTCATCGGCGCCGACGGGCCGAACTCGGTAGTCGCGAGAGAATTGCAGCTCGGCAGAAACCGATCGTTTCTCGGTGGGGTGGAGTACGAGTACCGCGGCTTGGAGGTTGAGCAGAGCGATCGCCTGCACTGTTTTCTCGACCGGAAGCTGGCGCCTGGCTACATCGGATGGTTGGTCCCGGGGGTCGGAGTCACACAGATAGGCCTCGCCCGTCGGATGCGTCCCGACCCCGAAGCCCTGAAACGCGTGATGGAACGCTTTCTCGAAAAAATAGCGTCGGTGGTCGATGTGCGAGACGCTACCCCTTCCTCAATCCGGGCCGGCGCCATCCCCTGTGGAGGGGTTGTCCGCCCGACGGCAACCGAGCGGGCGTTGCTGGTGGGCGACGCGGCCGGCCTTGTTTCGCCGGTGACTGCGGGCGGCATCCACACCGCGCTCAAGCACGGACTGGCCGCGGGGCACGCGGTCGCCGATTTTCTGTCGGGGCGTTGCGAGGACCCCGGCGGCTGGTTCCCGGCCACCTACCCACGGTTTCGCACGAAACGACTCCTCCGGTTCCTGTTCGACCACTTCCAGTCGGACGCCGCGTTCAATCTCCTGCTGGCGACTCGCCCCATGCGGATGGCTGCCAGCCAGGTCTACTTCCACCGCCGCGGGGTCTTTGACGGGGATCGCCAACGAACTCCGGCGGGGCAAGAAGTGAATCGGAAGGCCTCCACCTGA
- a CDS encoding protoporphyrinogen/coproporphyrinogen oxidase, which produces MQEWDVIIVGAGIAGLTCAEELCFKKLNVLVVEAAETPGGRIATDDHDGFLLDRGFQVLLTSYPETRRRLDYTQLNLCRFEPGALIWRDGEFHRFTDPWRRPKRLVSTALSPVATLSDKLRVAKFRRSVTSPDLEQLYERPETTTIEMLQQRGFSSTIIERFFRPFLGGVFLDHELQTSSRLCEFVFRMFSTGDAAIPAAGMRSIPQQLADRLPPGALRLNSPVNSVGKGMVELASGERLAAKQVVVATEAPAAARLIGQPSAGEPLAGEANRVACLYFAADKPPVKEPILVLNGEGQGPVNNLCVPSQVAVGYAPRGQSLISVTALEWDNLDDLQAAVLEQLHGWFGQAVDSWRHLRTYPIEYALPRQTPPALSPVQKSPRTTNGVHTCGDYCDTASINGAMASGRLTAEAVAGEMG; this is translated from the coding sequence ATGCAAGAATGGGATGTGATTATCGTCGGCGCCGGCATCGCCGGGCTGACCTGCGCCGAGGAGCTCTGCTTCAAGAAGCTGAACGTGCTGGTGGTCGAGGCCGCCGAGACGCCGGGCGGCCGCATCGCCACCGATGACCACGATGGATTCCTGCTCGACCGCGGCTTCCAGGTGCTGCTCACCAGCTACCCCGAGACCCGCCGCCGGCTCGACTACACCCAGCTGAACCTGTGCCGCTTCGAGCCCGGCGCCCTGATCTGGCGCGACGGCGAGTTCCATCGTTTCACCGACCCGTGGCGGCGCCCAAAGCGGCTGGTTTCCACCGCCCTGTCGCCGGTCGCCACGCTGTCGGACAAGCTGCGGGTGGCAAAGTTCCGCCGCAGCGTCACCTCGCCGGACCTCGAGCAGCTCTACGAAAGGCCCGAAACCACCACGATCGAGATGCTGCAGCAGCGGGGCTTCTCGTCGACGATTATTGAGCGGTTCTTCCGCCCGTTCCTCGGCGGCGTGTTCCTGGACCACGAACTTCAAACCTCGAGCCGGCTGTGCGAGTTCGTGTTCCGGATGTTCTCTACCGGGGACGCCGCGATCCCCGCAGCCGGCATGCGGTCGATCCCACAACAGCTGGCAGATCGGCTGCCGCCGGGCGCGCTGCGGCTGAACTCGCCCGTCAACTCTGTCGGGAAGGGGATGGTCGAGCTCGCTTCCGGCGAGCGGCTAGCAGCCAAGCAGGTGGTCGTGGCAACCGAGGCCCCGGCGGCGGCCCGACTGATCGGCCAACCTTCGGCTGGTGAGCCATTGGCAGGCGAAGCCAACCGCGTGGCCTGCCTGTACTTCGCGGCCGACAAGCCGCCGGTTAAGGAGCCGATCCTGGTGCTCAACGGCGAGGGCCAGGGCCCAGTGAACAACCTGTGCGTGCCGAGCCAGGTGGCGGTGGGCTACGCCCCACGCGGCCAGTCGCTGATCTCTGTCACGGCGCTCGAGTGGGACAATCTGGACGACCTCCAAGCCGCGGTGCTCGAGCAGCTCCACGGCTGGTTCGGGCAGGCTGTCGACTCCTGGCGGCACCTCCGCACGTACCCCATCGAGTACGCCCTGCCCCGCCAAACCCCGCCGGCCCTCTCGCCAGTACAGAAGAGCCCCCGCACCACGAATGGCGTGCACACCTGCGGCGACTACTGCGACACGGCTTCAATCAACGGCGCGATGGCGTCGGGGCGGTTGACGGCCGAGGCTGTTGCAGGGGAGATGGGGTAG
- a CDS encoding M16 family metallopeptidase, with translation MPETHPHIAASILPCGLTVSAVQRPESPTLAAALVYGVGRRSESKAELGLTHLCEHLAFGGQNAALVEEILTEGGAVNGEVGFETTHYAISCHRDLTDSALACLAGMVCPEAVDATALAAEAKICGHELRAGAGDAAEGFGSLTKEQLRVLGAVNWRANVRAEVRRFGRLTPAVVERYRREHFAPQRASLALAGPQPRGELIERFASTLASRPLEDATPLLAGRTELPTAPVGRVMVQGGAYARIDVWWIAPELAIADRLAADIAACALSGGPKSGLFGALRTEAAMAYHVDAAPWDSNEDSGVRSVAIVPARDVLRAVEVVLSQADALRSGPTEDSLERIKRRLIRQVERCFEWPGYAANWLAYEHLRPELTRLPIAQDYIAGLLAMTLGEVNARLAVLLAPDRRYAFVMGGVPITKRRALRKRILAGGGRS, from the coding sequence TTGCCCGAAACCCATCCCCACATCGCCGCCAGCATCCTGCCGTGTGGGCTCACCGTCTCGGCGGTGCAACGTCCGGAGTCGCCGACGCTGGCGGCCGCGTTAGTCTACGGGGTCGGGCGGCGGTCGGAGTCCAAGGCGGAGCTGGGGCTGACCCACCTGTGCGAGCACCTAGCCTTTGGGGGGCAGAACGCCGCCCTGGTCGAGGAGATCCTGACCGAAGGGGGTGCCGTCAACGGCGAGGTTGGGTTCGAAACGACCCACTACGCGATTTCCTGCCACCGAGACCTGACCGATTCCGCCTTGGCGTGCCTGGCTGGAATGGTCTGCCCGGAAGCGGTCGACGCTACGGCGTTAGCGGCCGAGGCGAAAATCTGCGGGCACGAGCTGCGGGCCGGCGCCGGCGACGCCGCGGAGGGGTTTGGTTCGCTGACCAAGGAGCAGCTCCGGGTGCTCGGCGCGGTGAACTGGCGTGCGAACGTCCGGGCCGAAGTCCGGAGGTTCGGCAGGCTGACGCCGGCGGTGGTCGAGCGGTACCGCCGCGAGCACTTCGCTCCGCAGCGAGCGTCGTTGGCGTTGGCAGGACCCCAGCCGCGCGGTGAACTGATCGAGCGGTTCGCCTCCACGCTGGCGTCCCGACCGCTGGAGGACGCGACGCCGCTGCTAGCGGGGCGCACCGAGTTGCCAACAGCGCCGGTGGGCCGCGTTATGGTGCAGGGCGGGGCGTACGCGAGGATCGATGTGTGGTGGATCGCGCCGGAGTTGGCGATCGCCGACCGGCTCGCCGCTGACATCGCGGCTTGCGCCCTGAGTGGCGGGCCAAAGAGTGGGCTGTTTGGCGCCCTGCGGACCGAGGCCGCTATGGCCTACCACGTCGACGCGGCACCGTGGGACTCGAACGAGGACTCCGGGGTGCGGAGCGTGGCTATTGTCCCCGCTCGCGACGTGCTGCGGGCGGTCGAGGTTGTTCTCTCGCAGGCGGATGCGCTGCGGAGTGGTCCAACAGAAGATTCCCTCGAACGGATCAAACGTCGTCTGATACGCCAGGTAGAGCGGTGCTTTGAGTGGCCTGGGTACGCGGCCAATTGGCTCGCCTACGAGCACCTGCGACCCGAGCTGACCAGGTTGCCGATCGCGCAGGACTACATCGCGGGGCTGTTGGCGATGACGCTTGGTGAGGTCAACGCCCGGCTCGCCGTGCTGCTCGCTCCTGATCGGCGGTACGCCTTTGTGATGGGCGGCGTGCCGATTACCAAGCGACGGGCCCTTCGCAAGCGGATCCTCGCAGGGGGCGGCCGCTCTTAG
- a CDS encoding nitrilase-related carbon-nitrogen hydrolase, translated as MKIAIAQLECRPGSPSENVDRMGDFVRQARRQECDAVVFPEMSDTGYLPEKFHESAQTWPGPAIDQLSAAAADQSVAVVAGLSERDGYSIYNSLAFITADGQLVGKYRKVHLYSPPPASEAVHCAPGSEASGVRYEGVDWGLSICYDLRFPELYRRPAAAGSQIWINVAAWPSVRPTHWDYLSRARAIENQAFLVAANRAGSDGPFKFLGNSRIISPMGELLAEAGAGEEMIAAEIDLGLVEAFRKKVPSLADRVWR; from the coding sequence ATGAAGATCGCCATCGCACAACTCGAGTGCCGGCCAGGCAGCCCGAGTGAAAACGTCGACCGCATGGGCGATTTCGTCCGGCAGGCCCGCCGGCAGGAATGCGACGCCGTCGTGTTCCCCGAGATGAGCGACACCGGCTACCTACCAGAGAAATTCCACGAGTCCGCGCAGACCTGGCCCGGTCCAGCCATCGACCAACTCTCCGCGGCGGCTGCCGACCAGTCGGTCGCCGTTGTCGCCGGGCTCTCCGAACGCGACGGGTATTCGATCTACAATTCGCTGGCGTTCATCACAGCCGACGGGCAGCTGGTAGGCAAGTACCGGAAGGTCCACCTCTACTCGCCGCCCCCCGCCAGCGAAGCAGTGCACTGCGCGCCCGGCAGCGAGGCGTCGGGCGTTCGGTACGAGGGCGTCGATTGGGGGCTCTCGATCTGCTACGACCTGAGGTTCCCGGAGCTGTACCGCCGCCCCGCCGCGGCCGGATCTCAGATCTGGATCAATGTCGCGGCGTGGCCCAGCGTTAGGCCTACCCACTGGGACTACCTCTCCCGCGCCCGCGCGATCGAAAACCAGGCTTTTTTGGTGGCCGCCAACCGGGCGGGGAGTGACGGACCGTTCAAGTTTCTAGGGAATAGCCGCATCATCTCGCCCATGGGCGAGCTTCTGGCCGAAGCGGGCGCGGGCGAAGAGATGATCGCCGCCGAGATCGACCTCGGGCTCGTTGAGGCGTTCCGCAAGAAGGTGCCATCACTAGCGGACCGAGTCTGGCGGTAG